From Panicum hallii strain FIL2 chromosome 2, PHallii_v3.1, whole genome shotgun sequence, a single genomic window includes:
- the LOC112879690 gene encoding aspartyl protease 25 — protein sequence MRGCKMGMRMLPVLLLLLAAGAAASHSSSSSSCPATPPDSGATLQVSHAFGPCSPLGPEAASPSWAGFLADQAARDASRLLYLDSLAVRGRAYAPIASGRQLLQTPTYVVRARLGTPAQQLLLAVDTSNDAAWIPCAGCAGCPTSTPFNPAASTSYRPVPCGSPLCAQAPNAACPLNSKACGFSLTYADSSLVAALSQDSLAVANDVVKAYTFGCLQRATGTAAPPQGLLGLGRGPLSFLSQTKDMYEATFSYCLPSFKSLNFSGTLRLGRKGQPQRIKTTPLLANPHRSSLYYVNMTGIRVGRKVVPIPAAALAFDPATGAGTVLDSGTMFTRLVAPAYAAVRDEVRRRVGAPVSSLGGFDTCFSDPAVKWPAVTLLFDGMQVTLPEENVVIHSTYGTTSCLAMAAAPDGVNTVLNVIASMQQQNHRVLFDVPNGRVGFARERCTAA from the coding sequence ATGCGCGGCTGCAAGATGGGTATGAGGATGCTGcccgtgctgctgctgctgctcgcggccggcgcggcggcgtcgcactcgtcgtcgtcgtcgtcgtgccCGGCGACGCCGCCGGACTCGGGGGCCACGCTGCAGGTGTCGCACGCGTTCGGTCCGTGCTCGCCGCTGGGGCCCGAGGCCGCGTCCCCGTCGTGGGCGGGGTTCCTCGCGGACCAGGCGGCGCGCGACGCGTCGCGGCTGCTGTACCTCGACTCGCTCGCCGTCCGGGGCCGCGCGTACGCGCCCATCGCGTCGGGGCGGCAGCTGCTGCAGACGCCCACTTACGTGGTGCGCGCCCGCCTCGGCACGCCGGCGCagcagctcctgctcgccgtggacaCCAGCAACGACGCCGCGTGGATCCCCTGCGCCGGCTGCGCGGGCTGCCCCACCTCCACGCCCTTCAACCCGGCCGCCTCCACCTCGTACCGCCCGGTGCCCTGCGGGTCGCCGCTGTGCGCGCAGGCGCCCAACGCGGCGTGCCCGCTCAACAGCAAGGCCTGCGGCTTCAGCCTCACCTACGCGGACTCCTcgctggtggcggcgctgtCCCAGGACTCCCTCGCCGTCGCCAACGACGTCGTCAAGGCCTACACCTTCGGCTGCCTGCAGCGGGCCACCggcacggccgcgccgccgcagggGCTCCTCGGGCTCGGCCGCGGGCCGCTGTCCTTCCTGTCCCAGACCAAAGACATGTACGAGGCCACCTTCTCGTACTGCCTCCCGAGCTTCAAGTCCCTCAACTTCTCCGGCACGCTGCGGCTCGGGCGCAAGGGCCAGCCGCAGCGCATCAAGACGACGCCGCTGCTGGCGAACCCGCACCGGTCGTCGCTCTACTACGTGAACATGACCGGCATCCGCGTGGGCAGGAAGGTGGTGCCCATCCCGGCGGCCGCGCTGGCTTTCGACCcggcgaccggcgccggcaccgtGCTGGACTCCGGCACGATGTTCACCCGACTGGTGGCGCCGGCGTACGCGGCGGTGCGCGACGAGGTCCGGCGCCGCGTGGGCGCGCCCGTGTCGTCGCTGGGCGGGTTCGACACGTGCTTCAGCGACCCCGCGGTGAAGTGGCCGGCCGTGACGCTGCTGTTCGACGGGATGCAGGTGACGCTGCCGGAGGAGAACGTGGTGATCCACAGCACGTACGGGACCACCAGCTGCctggcgatggcggcggcgcccgacGGCGTGAACACGGTGCTCAATGTCATCGCCAGCATGCAGCAGCAGAACCACCGCGTCCTCTTCGACGTGCCCAACGGACGCGTCGGCTTCGCGCGTGAGCGCTGCACCGCCGCCTAG
- the LOC112882618 gene encoding phosphatidylinositol 4-phosphate 5-kinase 6-like yields MHEHTRVRAWEATVRKVQHPQPVGRRRVSPMSAAEDSETASSSASSSSGGGDDGEHVHGYVERGLPNGDFYTGQWRGGAPHGAGKYLWTDGCMYEGEWRHGKATGRGKFSWPSGATYEGEFKDGFMDGSGTYTGAAGDTYRGSWSMNLKHGNGTKRYANGDQYDGDWRAGLQDGTGRYTWRNGTEYTGQWRAGLIHGRGALVWSNGNRYDGGWEDGCPRGQGTFRWADGSVYVGYWTRDSPTGIVQQKGVYYPSPAASSPTARDPRDVFARDLPAFMGTSSNSASPRKARTSSVNRTTNGRASSVSGLSNSSGGDGKYDKICIWESDGDITCDIVDGPALGDEAVSVRRSFRTDGGGDDRVLLPSSPAPHITQWVPPREAKRQGETIAKGHKHYELMLNLQLGIRHAVGKQGPIVLDLKSSAFDPKEKVWTKFPPEGSKYTPPHNSCDFRWKDYCPQVFRTLRKLFKVDAADYMLSLCGNEALRELSSPGKSGSFFYLTNDDRYMIKTMKKSEVKMLLKMLPAYYNHVRAFENTLVTKFFGLHCVKLAGANQKKVRFVIMGNLFCSEYPIHRRFDLKGSSLGRTTDKPHTEIDQYTTLKDLDLNFIFRLKKQWFQEFQRQVDRDCEFLEQEKIMDYSLLVGVHFIDNREKLLTEGSIDYEINNILATRLSRGNADQFIADPNRCPKIKLGANMRSRAELTARKSDCELQLIGEPTGEYYDVILYFGIIDILQDYDISKKLEHAYKSFQYDATSISAVDPKQYSRRFRDFIYKAFQEDG; encoded by the exons ATGCACGAGCACACCCGCGTCAGGGCCTGGGAGGCGACCGTGCGCAAGGTGCAGCATCCCCAGCCCGTGGGCCGGCGCCGGGTGTCCCCGATGTCGGCCGCGGAGGACTCCGAGACGGCGTCCTCCTCGGCGTCGTCCtcttcgggcggcggcgacgacggcgagcacGTGCACGGGTACGTGGAGCGCGGCCTCCCCAACGGCGACTTCTACACGGGCcagtggcgcggcggcgcgccgcATGGGGCGGGGAAGTACCTGTGGACGGACGGGTGCATGTACGAGGGGGAGTGGCGGCACGGCAAGGCCACTGGCCGGGGCAAGTTCTCCTGGCCGTCGGGCGCCACCTACGAGGGCGAGTTCAAGGACGGGTTCATGGACGGCTCCGGCACCTAcaccggcgccgccggggaCACCTACAGGGGGTCCTGGTCCATGAACCTCAAGCACGGCAACGGCACGAAGAGATACGCCAACGGCGACCAGTACGACGGCGATTGGCGCGCGGGGCTGCAGGACGGCACCGGCCGCTACACCTGGCGGAACGGCACCGAGTACACGGGGCAGTGGCGCGCGGGGCTCATCCACGGCCGCGGCGCGCTCGTCTGGTCCAACGGCAACCGCTACGACGGCGGGTGGGAGGACGGCTGCCCGCGCGGCCAGGGAACCTTCCGCTGGGCCGACGGCAGCGTCTACGTTGGCTACTGGACGCGCGACAGCCCCACCGGCATTGTCCAGCAGAAGGGAGTCTACTACCCGTCCCCGGCGGCGTCCTCCCCGACGGCGCGCGATCCCCGCGACGTGTTCGCGAGAGACCTGCCGGCCTTTATGGGCACCAGCTCCAACTCGGCGTCGCCGCGCAAGGCACGGACGTCGTCGGTGAACAGGACGACCAACGGGCGGGCGAGCTCGGTGTCCGGGCTGAGCAACAGCTCCGGCGGCGACGGGAAGTACGACAAGATTTGCATTTGGGAGTCTGACGGCGACATCACGTGCGACATTGTGGACGGGCCTGCCTTGGGGGACGAGGCGGTGTCCGTGCGGAGGAGCTTCAGGACGGACGGCGGTGGTGACGACCGGGTGTTGCTGCcgtcctcgccggcgccgcacATCACCCAGTGGGTGCCTCCGCGGGAGGCGAAGCGGCAAGGGGAGACCATCGCCAAAGGTCACAAGCACTACGAGCTCATGCTAAACTTGCAGCTCGGGATCAG GCACGCAGTGGGGAAGCAAGGCCCAATTGTGCTTGATCTGAAATCGTCGGCTTTTGACCCAAAGGAAAAAGTATGGACAAAGTTCCCTCCTGAAGGCTCAAAATACACCCCTCCACACAATTCTTGTGACTTCAGATGGAAGGATTACTGCCCACAGGTGTTCCG GACACTGCGCAAGCTGTTCAAGGTGGATGCTGCTGATTATATGTTATCCCTATGTGGAAATGAGGCTCTCCGGGAGCTTTCATCTCCTGGTAAGAGCGGAAGCTTTTTCTACCTCACAAACGATGATCGGTACATGATAAAGACAATGAAGAAATCTGAAGTGAAG ATGCTTCTGAAGATGCTCCCAGCTTATTACAATCATGTCCGGGCATTTGAAAATACTCTAGTAACCAAATTTTTTGGTCTACATTGTGTCAAGTTAGCTGGAGCAAATCAGAAGAAG GTCCGTTTTGTCATAATGGGAAATCTATTCTGCTCAGAATATCCTATTCATAGGCGTTTTGATCTGAAAGGCTCATCTCTTGGCCGCACAACTGATAAGCCACATACAGAGATCGATCAGTATACAACTCTGAAAGACCTGGATCTGAACTTCATCTTTAGACTGAAGAAGCAATGGTTTCAAGAGTTCCAAAG GCAAGTAGACAGGGATTGCGAATTCCTTGAGCAGGAGAAAATTATGGATTACAGTCTTCTGGTTGGCGTACATTTCATAGATAACAGAGAGAAGCTTCTGACTGAAG GCTCCATTGACTATGAAATCAACAATATACTGGCAACTCGTCTTTCAAGAGGAAATGCGGATCAGTTTATTGCTGATCCAAACAG GTGTCCTAAAATCAAACTTGGGGCAAACATGCGTTCAAGAGCTGAACTCACTGCTCGGAAGAGTGATTGTGAACTGCAGCTAATTGGAGAGCCAACTGGAGAGTACTACGATGTTATATTGTATTTTGGAATCATAGACATACTTCAAGATTACGATATCAGCAAGAAGCTTGAGCATGCATATAAGTCTTTCCAGTATGACGCAACTTCAATATCAGCAGTGGACCCAAAGCAGTATTCTAGACGTTTTAGGGATTTCATATACAAAGCTTTTCAAGAAGATGGATAG